One part of the candidate division WOR-3 bacterium genome encodes these proteins:
- the rplM gene encoding 50S ribosomal protein L13, producing MKTKVLKKTEVKRKWYVIDAQGKILGRIASRIARILTGKDKPQYSPQVDCGDYVVVLNADKFRVTGKKMEDKIYYHHSFYLGGLKAISLKHLLEKNPKKVLYHAVSGMLPKNKFRTRRLKRLKLYLGTEHPHSAQSPQVIEV from the coding sequence ATGAAAACAAAAGTGCTTAAGAAGACCGAGGTTAAAAGGAAGTGGTATGTGATCGACGCCCAGGGCAAAATTCTGGGTCGGATCGCTTCACGGATTGCCCGGATTTTGACGGGCAAAGATAAGCCACAATATTCTCCGCAGGTGGATTGTGGAGATTATGTGGTTGTGCTCAATGCGGATAAATTTAGAGTCACCGGAAAAAAGATGGAAGATAAGATCTATTATCACCATTCTTTCTATCTGGGTGGTCTGAAGGCAATAAGTTTAAAGCATTTGCTGGAAAAAAATCCTAAAAAGGTTCTTTATCACGCGGTAAGCGGTATGCTGCCCAAAAATAAATTCCGAACGCGGCGATTAAAAAGATTGAAACTTTATCTCGGTACTGAGCACCCACATAGTGCCCAATCACCGCAGGTGATCGAGGTTTAG
- the rpsI gene encoding 30S ribosomal protein S9 produces MEQIFTGSRKRSVAKVRLFPGKGIIKINGKDPLQYFCRQDLVDLINLPLITAGVKGTVDIYAKVRGGGISGQAGAVSLGIARALVHMNPELRPTLKSAGLLKRDPREKERMKYGLAKRRKRFQFSKR; encoded by the coding sequence ATGGAACAGATATTTACTGGTTCACGAAAAAGAAGTGTCGCTAAGGTTAGATTGTTCCCTGGCAAAGGAATTATCAAAATCAATGGTAAAGATCCCCTCCAGTACTTCTGTCGTCAGGACCTGGTGGATCTTATCAATCTCCCTTTGATAACTGCGGGTGTGAAGGGGACGGTTGATATCTATGCCAAAGTGCGGGGAGGTGGAATATCAGGTCAGGCGGGTGCGGTAAGTCTGGGTATCGCCCGCGCCCTCGTGCACATGAATCCCGAACTCCGTCCGACGCTCAAAAGTGCGGGTTTATTGAAACGGGATCCACGGGAGAAAGAACGGATGAAATACGGGCTCGCCAAAAGGCGGAAGCGATTCCAATTCTCAAAGCGTTAA
- the rpsB gene encoding 30S ribosomal protein S2, protein MELVTLQELISTGIHFGHRTKRWNPKMAKYIFGKKNGVHIIDLRQTQECLKRAYEATVRIAEQGKGILYVGTKKQAKDVIKEEALRAGAFYIIERWLGGLLTNFNTLYTRIQRLRELEQMKEDGRWAMLPKKELVRYEHEFEKLTRYFEGIKEMDRLPGLIYIVDVIKDATAVKEARKMGIPIIAIVDTNGDPTGINYPIPGNDDSLRAISLVTRIISNAVLEGRKGFETEEKEA, encoded by the coding sequence TTGGAGTTGGTGACATTACAGGAGTTAATAAGCACCGGTATCCATTTTGGCCATAGGACCAAACGTTGGAATCCGAAGATGGCAAAATATATATTTGGCAAAAAGAACGGCGTCCATATAATAGATCTCCGGCAAACGCAGGAATGTCTAAAAAGGGCGTATGAAGCCACAGTAAGAATTGCCGAACAGGGAAAAGGGATATTATATGTGGGGACGAAAAAGCAGGCAAAGGATGTGATAAAAGAAGAGGCGCTCCGTGCTGGTGCTTTTTATATAATTGAACGCTGGTTAGGTGGATTGCTCACCAATTTTAATACCTTATACACCCGGATTCAGCGGTTACGCGAATTGGAACAGATGAAAGAAGACGGGCGCTGGGCAATGCTTCCTAAGAAAGAACTGGTGCGGTATGAACATGAATTTGAAAAATTGACTCGGTATTTTGAAGGGATAAAAGAGATGGATAGACTGCCCGGACTCATTTATATTGTTGATGTAATCAAGGATGCTACAGCCGTGAAAGAGGCAAGAAAGATGGGCATTCCTATCATTGCGATTGTAGATACGAATGGTGATCCTACGGGGATAAATTACCCAATTCCGGGCAACGATGACTCACTCCGGGCGATATCTCTGGTGACACGCATTATTTCTAATGCGGTACTTGAGGGCCGGAAAGGATTTGAGACCGAGGAAAAGGAGGCGTAA
- the tsf gene encoding translation elongation factor Ts — MDTEKIRELRERTGAGIVDCKDALIQANGDIEKAVDILRMKGLALAAKKVGRVTKEGIIDAYIHPGDRLGVLVEVNCETDFVARNQDFRRFVRDIALQIAASEPLVVSREELPPEIVEKEKAIYRSQIQDLKKPPEIIEKIVEGKMEKFYNSVCLLEQPFVKIPEKTVGDYLKEQIAKFGENIVIRRFVRFRLGE; from the coding sequence ATGGATACGGAAAAGATAAGAGAATTAAGAGAGAGGACAGGTGCGGGCATCGTTGATTGTAAGGATGCCCTCATCCAAGCCAATGGCGATATTGAAAAGGCAGTAGATATTCTGCGTATGAAAGGTTTAGCCCTTGCCGCTAAAAAGGTGGGAAGGGTTACCAAGGAAGGGATAATTGATGCCTATATCCATCCTGGAGACCGGCTGGGGGTGCTGGTAGAGGTAAATTGTGAAACCGATTTTGTAGCGCGCAATCAAGATTTCCGCCGATTTGTGCGCGATATTGCATTACAGATTGCTGCCAGCGAACCCTTGGTCGTGAGTCGGGAAGAGCTCCCCCCGGAGATCGTGGAAAAGGAAAAGGCGATCTACCGGAGTCAAATTCAAGATTTAAAAAAGCCGCCTGAAATAATCGAAAAAATTGTGGAAGGCAAAATGGAGAAATTTTATAATTCGGTTTGTCTTTTAGAACAACCATTTGTCAAAATTCCCGAAAAGACTGTAGGCGATTACCTAAAAGAACAGATAGCAAAATTTGGTGAGAATATCGTGATTCGAAGATTTGTTCGTTTCCGACTCGGTGAGTAA
- a CDS encoding uridine monophosphate kinase — translation MSKKKLKYNKILLKISGELLGQNHEVLTPRILEYIAAQIITVKKLGVKIAVVMGGGNIVRGKEVSWLDKVDADHCGMLSTIINGIALYSVLKRKISDVFLRSSFEIPGLVRGFQKTEDRILYEQGGILLLAGGTGNPLFTTDTAAALRAVELSAQLLIKGTKVEGVYSADPEKDKNARLYRRLSFQEAIDKNLKVMDLTAFGICKDARIPICVYNLTRYPLEKIVLGEEIGTLVF, via the coding sequence GTGAGTAAAAAAAAATTAAAATACAATAAGATTCTTTTAAAAATCTCCGGTGAGTTACTCGGGCAAAACCATGAGGTTTTGACTCCCAGGATTTTAGAATACATCGCCGCACAAATAATCACGGTAAAAAAGCTCGGTGTAAAAATCGCTGTGGTCATGGGAGGGGGTAATATTGTCCGCGGGAAAGAAGTATCATGGTTAGATAAGGTTGATGCGGACCATTGTGGAATGCTAAGTACGATAATCAACGGGATCGCGCTCTATTCAGTCTTAAAGAGGAAGATTTCCGATGTTTTTCTGCGCAGCAGTTTTGAAATCCCCGGTTTGGTGCGCGGTTTTCAAAAAACGGAAGACCGCATCCTTTATGAACAGGGCGGCATCCTCCTGCTGGCAGGTGGCACCGGTAATCCATTGTTCACCACGGATACCGCAGCAGCGTTGCGTGCGGTTGAACTTTCTGCCCAATTGCTCATCAAGGGAACAAAGGTTGAAGGGGTGTATTCTGCCGATCCCGAAAAAGACAAAAATGCAAGACTTTATCGTCGGCTCTCTTTTCAAGAGGCGATAGATAAAAATCTTAAGGTTATGGATCTCACCGCTTTTGGAATTTGCAAAGATGCCCGTATCCCAATATGCGTTTACAATCTCACCCGATATCCCCTTGAAAAAATTGTTTTAGGGGAAGAGATTGGAACACTGGTCTTTTAA
- the frr gene encoding ribosome recycling factor, with protein MIEKIKEEAKQKMEKSLSLLNQEFAKIRTGRATPALLDGVKVEYYDTLLPLNQIATISIPEPRLIVIQPWDKQALGAIEKAIYKADIGLTPNNDGNVIRLSLPPLTTERREELVRLAQKLAEECRIAVRNIRRDANNELKKIEKEKKISEDDSFKAQEAIQKMTDEYIKKIDELLKKKEKEIREQ; from the coding sequence ATGATAGAAAAAATTAAAGAAGAAGCGAAACAGAAGATGGAAAAATCCTTGAGCCTATTGAATCAGGAATTTGCTAAGATAAGAACCGGTCGGGCAACTCCTGCCCTTTTGGATGGAGTAAAGGTTGAGTATTATGATACACTGTTGCCTTTGAATCAAATTGCTACTATCAGTATACCCGAACCAAGATTGATTGTCATCCAGCCCTGGGATAAACAGGCCCTTGGGGCAATTGAAAAGGCAATCTACAAGGCAGACATCGGGCTCACCCCGAACAACGATGGCAATGTGATAAGACTCTCTTTACCACCCCTTACTACCGAAAGGAGAGAAGAACTCGTCCGTCTGGCCCAGAAACTCGCTGAAGAATGCCGGATAGCGGTGCGAAACATCCGGCGCGATGCGAATAATGAACTAAAAAAGATTGAAAAAGAAAAAAAGATTTCCGAAGATGATTCATTTAAAGCCCAGGAAGCAATCCAAAAAATGACGGATGAATATATTAAGAAGATTGATGAATTGCTTAAAAAGAAGGAAAAAGAAATCAGGGAACAATAG
- a CDS encoding Hsp20/alpha crystallin family protein, which translates to MADKLIKRWDPFRELMSLREDMDRLFNAFFGRTTSEETEGIWVPVIDIEEDNENFIVSAELPGLKKEDVKISVRGNLLTISGERKHEAETKNKTFHRVERMYGKFSRTITLPSEVDVNKIKAVYKDGVLQITLPKPETMKPKEIEVEIK; encoded by the coding sequence ATGGCAGATAAATTAATAAAAAGATGGGATCCATTCCGGGAGTTGATGTCATTGAGAGAAGATATGGATAGACTGTTCAATGCCTTTTTTGGTCGCACAACAAGCGAAGAAACCGAAGGTATCTGGGTTCCGGTGATTGATATTGAGGAAGACAACGAGAATTTTATCGTGAGCGCCGAACTTCCAGGATTGAAAAAAGAGGATGTCAAAATCTCGGTACGCGGTAATCTGCTGACGATTTCCGGAGAGAGAAAGCACGAGGCTGAGACCAAAAATAAGACTTTCCATCGAGTTGAACGGATGTATGGTAAATTCTCTCGGACGATAACCCTGCCCAGCGAGGTGGATGTAAATAAAATCAAGGCCGTATACAAGGATGGTGTTCTACAGATCACGCTACCCAAACCCGAGACGATGAAACCGAAAGAGATTGAAGTGGAGATTAAATAA
- a CDS encoding DegQ family serine endoprotease: MEGKISLRVAGIIAGVAAVVAFLFGLIISAGFPTITNKNEAHATDKGLYPIVDEQGGSPFTQVAEMVSPAVVNISAEKTVKTGIDEFRWEFRGPFEDFFRDFFKNFPPPESKTRTLGSGFIISEDGYVVTNHHVIKNASNIIIRLTNKKEYKGNAVKIIGSDSRTDVALLKIETKEKLPYLKLGDSDKIKVGDWVMAVGNPFNLEGTVTVGVISAKGRHDIPLSEGPDLQNFLQTDAAINPGNSGGPLINLQGEVIGINTAITSTSGGNIGIGFAIPINLAKNIIEELKTKGKVTRGYLGVYLEELTEEMKEALNLPSLDGVLISEVIANSPAEEAGIKEGDVIIEYDGKKVTDLQSLRLMVAGTTPGKTVKIKLIRNGKELELKVKIGEMKESVAGVSEEKQATELGLQVVDIDSPKAKEYNISAQKGVVVIGVDPNSPASDAGLQVGDVIIGIANKEIKNLSDFRNALKDLKKGKPVIFQIQRGERKRYVAVTP, translated from the coding sequence ATGGAAGGAAAGATTTCACTGAGAGTTGCGGGTATCATTGCCGGAGTAGCGGCAGTCGTTGCTTTTCTTTTTGGATTGATAATAAGTGCCGGGTTCCCCACGATAACCAATAAGAACGAGGCACACGCGACGGACAAGGGATTGTATCCCATTGTAGATGAACAGGGCGGAAGTCCCTTTACCCAGGTTGCCGAAATGGTATCACCGGCAGTGGTGAATATTTCTGCAGAGAAAACTGTTAAGACCGGAATTGATGAATTTCGATGGGAATTCCGTGGTCCATTTGAAGATTTCTTCCGGGATTTCTTCAAAAATTTCCCCCCTCCCGAGAGCAAAACAAGGACTTTGGGCTCGGGGTTCATTATCTCCGAAGACGGTTATGTAGTGACGAACCACCATGTCATAAAAAATGCTTCCAATATCATCATCCGCCTCACCAATAAAAAAGAATACAAAGGCAATGCTGTGAAAATCATCGGTTCAGACTCCCGGACCGATGTCGCATTATTAAAGATTGAGACGAAAGAGAAACTTCCATATCTAAAGCTCGGCGATTCGGATAAAATCAAAGTAGGCGATTGGGTGATGGCGGTAGGTAATCCTTTTAATCTGGAAGGGACAGTGACGGTGGGAGTCATTTCGGCAAAGGGTCGGCACGATATTCCCTTAAGCGAAGGACCGGATTTACAGAACTTCTTACAGACAGATGCTGCGATCAATCCGGGTAATTCCGGAGGACCGTTGATCAATCTCCAAGGAGAGGTGATCGGAATAAATACCGCAATCACCTCTACGAGCGGCGGGAACATTGGCATTGGCTTTGCAATCCCCATAAATCTTGCCAAAAATATCATCGAAGAACTCAAGACAAAAGGCAAAGTAACGCGCGGATATCTGGGGGTTTATTTAGAAGAACTTACAGAAGAGATGAAAGAGGCATTGAATCTTCCTTCGCTGGATGGGGTGCTGATAAGCGAGGTGATCGCCAATTCTCCGGCTGAGGAAGCCGGGATAAAAGAGGGAGATGTGATAATTGAATATGATGGGAAGAAGGTTACAGATCTCCAGTCTTTGCGGTTGATGGTAGCTGGGACTACGCCTGGTAAGACGGTGAAGATAAAGTTGATAAGGAACGGTAAAGAGTTGGAGTTGAAAGTTAAGATTGGGGAAATGAAGGAGTCGGTTGCGGGTGTCAGCGAGGAAAAGCAGGCTACCGAACTTGGTCTCCAGGTAGTGGATATTGACAGTCCCAAGGCAAAAGAATATAATATCAGTGCGCAAAAGGGAGTGGTGGTGATTGGTGTGGATCCGAATTCGCCCGCGAGTGATGCCGGCCTGCAGGTGGGAGATGTGATAATCGGAATTGCCAACAAAGAGATTAAAAATTTGAGTGACTTCCGAAATGCACTTAAAGATTTGAAGAAGGGGAAGCCGGTGATCTTTCAGATTCAAAGGGGTGAACGCAAAAGATATGTAGCGGTGACACCATAA
- a CDS encoding RNA polymerase sigma factor RpoD/SigA produces the protein MRFGRFTERGLNQFIEEINRYPVLSKEEEFELARRFRENKDTAAKEKLILSNLRIVLHVCKNYLDYGLSLSELINAGTRGLIHAIEKFDERKGYRLSTYSIWWVKREIFNALFSEQELIPKSYLARRIKMYIPDFVQEHGREPSVQELAKHFKVSSQQISRALRELLPIISLDETPTEEEYGPLIEILSLEEVPQSYVLPSPEEVLRRKQESEKIQKALKKLSLREKEIIERNFGLGDYETQSLEEISRLMNITKERVRQIRDNALKKLRLILPRIK, from the coding sequence ATGAGGTTCGGGCGATTCACGGAAAGGGGTTTGAACCAGTTCATTGAAGAGATAAACCGTTATCCAGTCCTCTCCAAAGAAGAAGAATTTGAGCTTGCCCGGCGTTTCCGTGAGAATAAAGATACGGCAGCGAAGGAAAAACTAATCCTTTCAAATCTGCGGATCGTTCTTCATGTTTGTAAGAATTATCTGGACTATGGTTTGAGTTTGAGCGAACTGATAAATGCGGGAACTCGCGGTTTAATCCACGCGATAGAGAAATTTGACGAACGGAAGGGTTATCGACTCAGCACCTATTCCATCTGGTGGGTAAAACGTGAAATCTTTAATGCATTGTTCTCCGAACAGGAACTTATCCCCAAGAGTTATTTGGCACGGCGGATTAAGATGTACATTCCTGATTTTGTCCAGGAACATGGCCGTGAGCCCTCGGTTCAGGAATTAGCGAAACATTTCAAGGTTTCCAGCCAGCAGATTTCCCGGGCATTGAGGGAATTGTTGCCGATAATTTCTCTTGACGAAACTCCTACCGAAGAAGAATATGGTCCCTTAATCGAAATTCTTTCCTTGGAAGAGGTTCCTCAAAGTTATGTGCTCCCTTCACCCGAAGAGGTCTTGAGACGGAAGCAGGAATCTGAAAAGATTCAGAAGGCATTAAAGAAACTATCCCTGCGGGAAAAAGAGATAATCGAAAGAAATTTTGGTCTGGGTGATTACGAAACTCAGAGTCTTGAAGAGATTAGCCGGCTGATGAACATCACCAAGGAGCGGGTAAGACAGATCCGGGATAATGCTTTAAAGAAATTAAGGCTGATCTTACCCAGGATCAAGTAA
- the hslV gene encoding ATP-dependent protease subunit HslV: MISTTILGLRKNDKVAIGCDGQVTSGETIMKQRARKIRKMYNDKILVGFAGATADALTLFERFEAKLEEFRGNVPRSVLELAKDWRQDKILRRLEAFLAILDREHSYIVSGAGDVVEPDDGIVAIGSGAPYALAAARALLKHTDLSAREIVEESIKIAAQICIYTNNELFIEEL; this comes from the coding sequence ATGATCTCCACGACGATATTAGGTTTGAGAAAAAATGATAAAGTTGCGATCGGCTGTGACGGACAGGTGACAAGTGGGGAAACCATAATGAAACAGCGGGCGCGAAAAATCCGCAAGATGTATAATGATAAAATTCTGGTGGGCTTTGCCGGCGCTACGGCAGATGCCTTGACGCTGTTTGAAAGATTTGAAGCAAAATTAGAAGAGTTCCGGGGTAATGTCCCCCGCAGCGTTTTGGAACTCGCCAAGGATTGGCGGCAGGATAAAATTTTACGAAGATTGGAAGCTTTTCTGGCAATTCTTGACCGTGAACATTCCTATATTGTCTCCGGCGCTGGTGATGTGGTGGAACCGGATGATGGTATCGTGGCGATTGGCTCCGGTGCACCATACGCCCTTGCTGCGGCGCGGGCGTTATTAAAACACACCGACCTCTCGGCCCGGGAGATTGTTGAAGAATCAATAAAAATTGCCGCCCAGATTTGTATCTATACTAATAACGAGCTCTTTATTGAAGAGTTATAG
- a CDS encoding hydroxyacid dehydrogenase: protein MKILISDPIAPAGIEILKQSGFEVVEKSGMTPEELIKTIPDFDAIIVRSATKVTKEVIEAGKKLKVIGRAGVGLDNVDAEAAQARGIKVLNTPAATSISVAELALGMMLAAARMIPQATVSTKAGRWEKKRFHGIELYGKTLGIIGIGRIGSELAKRAQALGMKVIAYDPYVTVSEFAQIVDFDTLLKNSDFISLHIPKTKETTHLINKDAFDKMKDGVILVNCARGGVVDENALYDALISGKVKVACLDVFEVEPAKEHKLFSLEQVILTPHIGAQTEEGQIRAGVQIAELVRDALKSYQ from the coding sequence ATGAAGATTCTTATTTCGGATCCGATCGCACCCGCTGGGATTGAAATTTTAAAGCAAAGTGGGTTTGAGGTGGTGGAAAAAAGCGGGATGACTCCGGAAGAATTGATAAAAACAATTCCGGATTTTGATGCGATAATCGTCCGTAGTGCCACAAAGGTGACCAAAGAGGTTATTGAGGCTGGAAAAAAGTTAAAGGTTATCGGCCGGGCCGGCGTCGGACTGGACAATGTGGATGCTGAAGCTGCCCAAGCAAGAGGGATAAAAGTTTTGAATACCCCTGCCGCAACTTCGATTTCGGTCGCCGAACTTGCTTTAGGTATGATGCTGGCAGCAGCTCGGATGATTCCTCAGGCCACCGTCTCTACTAAGGCAGGAAGATGGGAAAAGAAGCGTTTTCATGGGATAGAACTTTATGGCAAGACCTTGGGCATCATCGGCATTGGACGGATCGGCTCTGAACTGGCAAAAAGGGCCCAGGCCTTAGGCATGAAGGTGATTGCCTATGACCCCTATGTCACAGTCAGTGAATTTGCCCAGATCGTCGATTTTGATACCCTGCTCAAGAATTCGGATTTCATCTCACTCCACATTCCCAAGACCAAGGAGACCACCCATCTCATCAACAAAGATGCCTTTGATAAGATGAAAGATGGTGTCATTCTGGTCAATTGCGCACGGGGGGGTGTAGTAGATGAGAATGCCCTTTATGATGCCTTAATTTCGGGAAAGGTAAAAGTTGCCTGCCTTGATGTTTTTGAGGTTGAACCCGCAAAAGAGCATAAATTATTCAGTCTGGAACAGGTAATACTCACTCCCCATATTGGTGCACAGACTGAGGAAGGTCAGATACGTGCTGGAGTCCAGATTGCAGAGCTGGTCCGGGATGCGTTAAAATCTTATCAATAA
- a CDS encoding DUF1015 domain-containing protein, with amino-acid sequence MPEVRPFKGIRYNLSKIKNLSDVITQPYDQITDEMEREYKKRSPYNFVNLVLTHYADGHDRKWEYENAKNCVANWLKEGIFIQEKEESIYPYFQEFTLDGKKLVRKGFICRLRLEELGKGSILPHEKTLSKPKEDRLNLTRITKKDFEPVFLLYTDPQNRVMELIEGALQTPLLEVVDDRGITHKLWRISDNELLKKITDQIQNSTLVIADGHHRYETALNYLKELGEVGKEHPANFKMVTLVNIQDPGLVILPTHRLVMNLKDFDITEFIEKADKFFSFRKVGKDELKTELEKEREHAFGFYGPQGVYLLKLKDITPLRQLLPDRSQEYQELDVTILHTLLIEEILGIKPEKTEEHIRYQRGIKETMDRVDAGEFQFAFLLNPTRPEQVQAVAMKRERMPQKSTDFYPKLISGLVFYDIAGD; translated from the coding sequence ATGCCGGAGGTCCGACCCTTTAAGGGCATCCGCTACAATCTGAGTAAAATAAAGAATCTTTCGGATGTAATTACCCAACCCTATGACCAGATAACGGATGAAATGGAAAGGGAATATAAAAAGCGGAGCCCGTATAACTTTGTGAATCTGGTTTTGACCCACTACGCCGATGGTCATGACCGAAAGTGGGAGTATGAAAATGCCAAAAATTGTGTAGCGAATTGGTTGAAGGAAGGCATTTTTATTCAAGAAAAGGAAGAATCGATATATCCTTATTTCCAGGAATTCACACTTGATGGCAAAAAATTAGTGAGAAAAGGTTTCATATGCCGGCTGCGCCTTGAGGAATTGGGCAAAGGTAGCATCCTTCCCCATGAAAAGACCCTTTCAAAGCCTAAAGAGGACCGTCTCAATCTTACTCGCATCACCAAGAAGGATTTTGAACCGGTTTTCCTCTTGTATACAGATCCCCAAAATCGTGTCATGGAATTGATTGAAGGTGCGCTTCAAACCCCACTCCTTGAGGTGGTGGACGACCGGGGAATAACCCATAAATTGTGGAGAATCAGTGATAACGAACTGCTCAAAAAGATTACAGATCAAATCCAAAATTCAACTCTGGTCATTGCCGATGGGCATCATCGTTACGAGACCGCATTGAATTATTTAAAAGAACTCGGTGAGGTGGGCAAAGAACATCCAGCAAATTTCAAGATGGTGACATTGGTGAATATTCAGGATCCGGGGCTGGTAATCCTGCCCACGCATCGTTTGGTAATGAATTTGAAAGATTTTGACATCACGGAGTTTATTGAAAAGGCAGATAAATTCTTTTCTTTCCGAAAGGTCGGCAAAGACGAACTAAAGACCGAATTAGAGAAAGAAAGAGAACATGCCTTTGGCTTTTATGGACCTCAGGGTGTTTATTTGTTGAAATTAAAGGATATCACCCCCCTGCGCCAGTTATTGCCGGATCGGAGCCAGGAATATCAAGAATTGGATGTCACAATTCTACATACCCTTTTGATTGAAGAAATCCTCGGGATAAAACCTGAGAAGACTGAAGAACATATCCGTTATCAGCGCGGCATCAAAGAAACAATGGATCGGGTGGATGCGGGTGAGTTTCAATTTGCCTTCCTTTTGAATCCGACACGTCCGGAACAAGTGCAGGCAGTGGCGATGAAAAGAGAAAGGATGCCCCAGAAATCAACCGATTTTTATCCAAAACTGATTTCCGGTTTGGTCTTTTATGATATTGCTGGAGATTAA
- the nadD gene encoding nicotinate (nicotinamide) nucleotide adenylyltransferase, protein MKNPNLSFGIFGGLFDPPHIGHLILSQWVLEEFALDRIIFIPAFNPPHKRDCASFHHRWAMTKLAIQANKKFLLSAIEKKIKGKSYTFKVIKELKKVAAFQKGQFYLIIGADQWNEINKWRHPELIFDETKVIVVPRPHHQIKKIQPFYRQILISNAPLIDISSTLVRSRIQKGLSIEYLVLPGVADYIIKNKLYTS, encoded by the coding sequence TTGAAAAACCCTAATCTTTCCTTTGGCATCTTTGGCGGGCTCTTTGACCCACCCCATATCGGACATCTTATTTTGAGCCAGTGGGTGCTGGAAGAATTCGCCTTGGATAGGATAATTTTCATTCCTGCATTTAATCCACCCCATAAACGAGATTGTGCTTCTTTTCACCATCGGTGGGCAATGACCAAACTCGCAATCCAGGCTAACAAAAAATTTCTCCTCAGCGCAATAGAGAAAAAAATCAAGGGGAAAAGTTATACTTTCAAGGTAATTAAGGAATTAAAAAAGGTGGCAGCATTTCAGAAAGGACAGTTTTATCTGATCATCGGCGCCGACCAATGGAATGAAATAAATAAGTGGCGGCATCCCGAATTGATATTTGATGAAACAAAAGTTATTGTAGTCCCCAGACCCCATCATCAAATTAAAAAAATCCAGCCTTTTTATCGCCAAATCCTCATCAGCAATGCCCCGCTGATTGATATCTCTTCAACCCTGGTTCGCTCCCGAATCCAAAAGGGATTGAGTATTGAATACCTGGTGCTTCCTGGGGTAGCAGATTACATCATCAAGAATAAACTTTATACTTCTTAA
- the bamD gene encoding outer membrane protein assembly factor BamD, whose amino-acid sequence MKRYLRIYLFISLLILLCSKPALTPLAPEDEFERAREFFEHKKYDMAIKAFERIIFYHATSEFVDDAQFYLARTYFEKKDYAQAITEFEYLIKNFPNTPFLEPSYFLKAKAYFLKSPSYEKDQTETKDAIAALEDFITRFPNSPYNDSARILILQGRSRLAKKELENGRLYLKMKEYPAAVLYFKYVIENYPETPFADEAQYLLGLSYEKLGKKQEAQEIYTKLLENQVWKKRAEKRIRSLGVEKP is encoded by the coding sequence ATGAAAAGGTATTTAAGAATATATCTATTCATATCTTTGCTAATCCTTTTGTGCAGTAAACCTGCCCTTACACCACTGGCACCGGAAGACGAATTCGAGCGCGCGCGGGAGTTTTTTGAACATAAAAAATATGATATGGCGATTAAAGCTTTTGAGCGGATTATCTTTTATCATGCAACCTCGGAATTCGTTGACGATGCCCAGTTTTATTTAGCACGAACCTATTTCGAAAAAAAAGATTATGCCCAGGCTATCACTGAATTTGAATATCTAATAAAGAATTTTCCCAATACACCATTTTTGGAACCGAGTTATTTTTTAAAGGCAAAAGCATATTTCTTAAAATCGCCCAGTTATGAAAAAGACCAGACAGAGACAAAAGATGCCATCGCGGCCCTTGAGGATTTCATTACCCGGTTTCCCAATTCGCCCTATAATGATTCAGCCCGAATCCTGATTCTCCAGGGGCGTAGTCGTCTGGCAAAAAAGGAATTGGAAAACGGCCGGCTTTATCTGAAAATGAAAGAATATCCGGCAGCGGTTCTTTATTTTAAATATGTGATTGAAAATTATCCCGAAACCCCATTTGCCGACGAGGCCCAGTATTTATTAGGGTTGAGTTACGAAAAATTAGGGAAAAAGCAAGAAGCACAGGAAATATATACCAAGCTCCTGGAAAATCAGGTCTGGAAGAAACGGGCAGAAAAAAGAATCAGGAGTCTGGGGGTTGAAAAACCCTAA